In one window of Laspinema palackyanum D2c DNA:
- a CDS encoding ferritin-like domain-containing protein, whose amino-acid sequence MSQSLFTTAQFDLPHVTEGDKLHRLLSAALKSSIGNSLSIPEAVTPAYWNSSYFGLDQVKIFQDSTGEEQQQILYQCSNALLEEAYFVEKAGVGYMAKMVMLAETTEERMLYGLFAADEATHLAQIRPFLADRDPVATGDRFLELLAEIVEMEDKSVLIFVIQVVLEGWGLSHYRHLANDCCDRELTQMFRGFLDAEARHHSTGVTLCDRHPITPQSQSAIVEALTSFLQMVQVGPQRVLQAIAQVKGDLSRPQQIKIFQELDTQTHSATRLQLLRSLLRSDPTHSIINHLEEKGSFTPYPPEKCVLQ is encoded by the coding sequence ATGAGTCAATCTTTATTTACCACAGCGCAGTTTGACTTACCTCATGTTACAGAAGGCGATAAATTGCATCGCCTTCTTTCTGCTGCTTTAAAAAGCAGCATTGGCAATTCGTTGTCAATCCCAGAGGCAGTCACCCCGGCCTATTGGAATTCATCTTACTTTGGCCTGGATCAGGTGAAAATTTTTCAGGATTCCACTGGGGAAGAACAGCAGCAAATTTTGTATCAATGTAGCAACGCACTTCTGGAAGAAGCCTACTTTGTAGAAAAAGCAGGCGTGGGATACATGGCGAAAATGGTCATGCTGGCCGAAACCACGGAAGAACGGATGCTGTATGGGTTATTTGCAGCGGATGAAGCCACTCATTTAGCGCAAATTCGGCCATTTTTAGCCGATCGCGACCCAGTAGCAACGGGCGATCGCTTTTTAGAATTACTGGCTGAAATTGTGGAGATGGAGGATAAAAGCGTCTTAATCTTTGTGATTCAGGTGGTGTTAGAAGGATGGGGACTTAGCCATTATCGCCACCTCGCTAACGACTGTTGCGATCGCGAATTAACCCAGATGTTTCGCGGATTTCTCGATGCCGAAGCGCGCCATCACAGTACCGGCGTCACCTTGTGCGATCGCCACCCCATCACCCCGCAATCCCAGAGTGCGATCGTAGAAGCCCTCACCTCATTCTTGCAGATGGTCCAAGTCGGACCCCAACGAGTCCTTCAGGCGATCGCACAAGTCAAAGGAGATTTATCCCGTCCCCAACAAATCAAAATCTTCCAAGAATTAGACACCCAAACCCACAGCGCCACTCGCCTCCAACTCCTGCGATCGCTCCTCCGCTCCGACCCCACCCATTCTATCATCAATCACCTAGAAGAAAAAGGCTCCTTCACCCCCTACCCCCCAGAAAAATGCGTCCTTCAATAA
- a CDS encoding aromatic ring-hydroxylating dioxygenase subunit alpha, whose product MLQFESQPLADLAQSLRTVRQAKTFNNPERFIEGWYWAIRSKDLKIGHVKPITLQGRNLAIYRGTDGKVVALDAYCPHMGAHLAEGKVDGNRLGCFFHNWKYDNRGQCVETPGLDRTIPAKVRSWPTCETYGLVWVWTGETPRHPVPFVPELAGKDCDAGFGLGFRKNCHPNVVMINAIDAHHFNTVHNLPVEVKFEKENLNDNAIIFNNITRGGDQSWFIKLIRPLYQNEITYKMCYWYGSTGTVTVGPDFLHFHIMFTIRLKADGKAEGQTIAITEKRPGLGGWLFNRIVLWITLRVGNYFAKGDTQVFETIKFDLKTPTLADQSIIEFIEQVETQKPLKWETWETVEHLS is encoded by the coding sequence GTGCTGCAATTTGAATCTCAACCCCTTGCCGATTTAGCCCAAAGTTTACGGACCGTTCGCCAAGCCAAAACCTTTAATAATCCCGAACGATTTATAGAAGGGTGGTACTGGGCCATCCGGTCTAAGGACTTAAAAATTGGTCACGTTAAACCCATCACCCTACAAGGTCGAAACCTGGCAATTTATCGAGGAACCGATGGCAAAGTTGTCGCCTTAGATGCCTACTGTCCCCACATGGGCGCTCACCTCGCTGAAGGCAAAGTTGACGGGAATAGATTGGGCTGTTTTTTCCACAATTGGAAATATGATAATCGCGGCCAATGTGTCGAAACTCCGGGCCTAGATAGAACGATTCCCGCCAAAGTTCGGTCTTGGCCCACTTGTGAAACCTATGGCCTAGTCTGGGTTTGGACCGGCGAGACTCCCCGACATCCCGTGCCTTTTGTTCCAGAATTGGCTGGTAAAGACTGTGATGCGGGCTTTGGGTTAGGGTTCCGCAAAAACTGTCATCCGAATGTAGTGATGATTAATGCGATCGATGCCCATCATTTTAATACCGTTCATAACCTACCCGTTGAGGTGAAATTCGAGAAAGAAAACCTCAACGACAACGCCATTATTTTCAACAATATTACCCGTGGGGGAGACCAATCTTGGTTTATCAAACTGATTCGTCCCCTGTATCAAAATGAAATTACCTATAAAATGTGTTATTGGTATGGCAGCACTGGCACTGTGACCGTGGGGCCAGACTTTTTGCACTTTCACATTATGTTTACTATCCGCCTCAAAGCCGATGGCAAAGCCGAAGGTCAAACGATCGCCATTACCGAGAAACGTCCCGGTTTGGGGGGATGGCTATTTAATCGGATTGTCTTGTGGATTACCTTGCGGGTGGGGAATTACTTTGCCAAAGGGGATACTCAAGTATTTGAAACGATTAAATTTGATTTAAAAACCCCGACTCTAGCGGATCAATCGATTATTGAGTTTATCGAACAAGTAGAAACACAAAAACCTCTGAAATGGGAAACCTGGGAGACAGTTGAGCATCTGTCATAA
- a CDS encoding Rieske 2Fe-2S domain-containing protein, with amino-acid sequence MNSRQNQNTQPRTEMQIFNNWDVVAKGWYIACPSEELPRNKPKSLEVCGQQVVIFRDEDGKVRALDAYCPHLGTDLGIGRVDGNLIRCFFHHWAFDGEGNCQDIPCQSSIPEKARLQSYATDEKYGMIWVYPDTKAPEGVAEFDELKGKQVIAVRDRPFERTCHHHICMMNGIDAQHLQTVHKVNINMKLTLEENESGSLMDFTLSGEFPNTTPREQLARKFLGENYAYSMRYQNACLGLLTTMKNVKLLPPLHMIYAYLPVEPGKIKVQNIYVAARRPGIWGWVVTYFLLFCTKMLYLFLKGEDGKIYDNIRYNPNALLSIDRPLVEYMKYVERLTPSVWSKVRVERE; translated from the coding sequence ATGAATTCCCGGCAGAATCAAAACACCCAACCTCGAACCGAGATGCAAATCTTTAATAACTGGGATGTGGTTGCCAAAGGATGGTACATTGCTTGTCCCAGTGAAGAACTGCCCCGAAATAAACCTAAATCCTTGGAAGTCTGCGGACAGCAAGTTGTTATTTTTCGCGATGAAGATGGCAAAGTCCGCGCCTTAGATGCCTATTGTCCCCATCTTGGAACTGACTTAGGAATTGGGCGAGTGGATGGGAATTTAATCCGCTGTTTTTTCCATCATTGGGCGTTTGATGGAGAGGGAAACTGTCAGGATATTCCCTGTCAATCCAGCATTCCGGAAAAAGCCCGATTACAATCTTATGCCACTGATGAAAAATATGGCATGATTTGGGTTTATCCCGATACAAAGGCCCCGGAAGGGGTAGCAGAATTCGATGAACTTAAGGGAAAACAAGTGATTGCTGTTCGCGATCGCCCGTTTGAACGCACCTGCCATCATCACATTTGCATGATGAATGGGATTGATGCTCAACATCTGCAAACGGTGCATAAAGTTAATATTAATATGAAACTGACGTTAGAGGAAAATGAATCCGGTAGTCTGATGGATTTTACCCTCAGTGGGGAATTTCCGAATACCACCCCGCGAGAACAACTAGCGCGGAAATTTTTAGGGGAAAATTATGCCTATAGCATGAGATATCAGAATGCTTGTTTGGGGCTGTTAACCACAATGAAAAATGTTAAATTGCTTCCACCCTTGCACATGATTTATGCTTATCTTCCCGTTGAACCGGGGAAAATTAAGGTGCAAAATATTTATGTAGCCGCCCGTCGTCCGGGAATTTGGGGTTGGGTTGTTACCTACTTTTTATTGTTTTGTACGAAGATGCTTTATTTATTTTTAAAGGGGGAAGATGGGAAGATTTATGACAATATCCGGTACAATCCGAATGCTTTGCTGAGTATCGATCGCCCGTTGGTGGAGTATATGAAATATGTAGAGCGATTAACGCCTTCGGTTTGGTCAAAAGTTCGGGTTGAGAGGGAATAA
- a CDS encoding P-aminobenzoate N-oxygenase AurF, producing MNNIFNEPKPNTLLEHEKIYRKLQLNYHRNQQQDQTASIDQAAGKFSYPNCQQEYWNPEEFSLLYGTPLWDQSTPTQKLILNHLYWVAYYSQIISAEIATILFNQTSAAGLYAQEDFRLVCDMLDLESAQERAHINAFKTISEQVEAALFGKRIFTYPMRGPYTETMVHADTNALKTWWKQLQLRYFGMLSSGNTFLACQYFTVRGLRTLNGKLVQHKLSQYYQHHPDQENAPIPAKISYYHFLDESFHFNSSTLLSHEVVNCLKKPTPFEAFVANLGLRGCQKDHANFSVAINGIFWYDPALYSAIYELLRSPVFAMSDPDAKQMMQECFTKETEGLHRSYQTHQEARASYQFYLEKVDYAWKSNREMSIMAATSIPRYLATQKKALSRRFSAPFTHPQRPLLQVALD from the coding sequence ATGAACAACATTTTCAACGAACCCAAACCCAACACCCTCCTAGAACACGAAAAAATCTACCGAAAACTCCAACTCAACTACCACCGCAATCAACAACAAGACCAAACCGCATCCATCGACCAAGCCGCCGGCAAATTCTCCTATCCCAATTGCCAACAAGAATACTGGAACCCCGAAGAATTTTCCCTCCTCTACGGAACCCCCCTCTGGGACCAATCCACCCCCACCCAAAAGCTTATCCTCAATCACCTCTACTGGGTCGCTTACTACTCCCAAATCATCTCCGCAGAAATTGCTACAATCCTGTTTAATCAAACCAGCGCCGCTGGATTATATGCTCAGGAAGACTTTCGCTTAGTCTGCGATATGCTAGATTTAGAATCCGCCCAAGAACGGGCACATATTAATGCCTTTAAAACCATTTCAGAACAAGTAGAAGCAGCATTATTTGGCAAACGCATCTTCACTTACCCCATGCGCGGACCCTACACCGAAACAATGGTTCACGCCGATACCAATGCTTTAAAAACCTGGTGGAAACAACTCCAACTCCGCTACTTTGGAATGCTCTCTTCCGGGAATACATTTCTAGCTTGTCAATACTTTACCGTGCGCGGACTGCGAACCTTAAACGGAAAATTGGTCCAGCATAAGTTAAGCCAATATTACCAACATCACCCAGACCAAGAAAATGCTCCAATCCCGGCTAAAATCTCTTATTATCATTTTTTAGATGAGAGCTTTCATTTTAATAGTTCAACCCTGCTATCCCATGAAGTAGTTAACTGTTTGAAAAAGCCCACCCCATTTGAGGCGTTTGTCGCCAACCTGGGATTGCGCGGATGCCAGAAAGACCACGCTAATTTTTCCGTAGCGATTAATGGGATATTTTGGTACGACCCGGCCCTCTATTCGGCGATTTATGAACTGTTGCGATCGCCCGTCTTTGCCATGAGTGACCCGGATGCCAAACAGATGATGCAAGAGTGCTTTACCAAGGAAACTGAAGGACTCCATCGCAGCTATCAAACCCATCAAGAGGCAAGGGCATCCTATCAATTCTATCTCGAAAAAGTGGACTATGCCTGGAAAAGTAACCGTGAAATGTCTATTATGGCAGCAACTTCGATTCCTCGCTATCTAGCCACGCAGAAAAAAGCGCTCTCTCGGCGTTTTTCGGCCCCTTTTACCCATCCTCAGCGTCCTTTATTGCAAGTTGCTTTAGATTAA
- a CDS encoding aromatic ring-hydroxylating dioxygenase subunit alpha, with protein MGFEDFWYVVALSDQLKPKTVLSRTILGEWLAIFRDELGDVVALRDRCMHRNSRLSRGKVCDGMLHCPYHGWVYDKSGQVVAVPAEGEQFKNLASRRTHSYPTQEKDGYIYVRLAENPNLNLEPFPMPYYGKPGWETVRVINRFRNNVTNCAENFIDIPHTASVHPGVFRKPQQKQLEMTVERRDGSVFVTYRNETTNLGWYSRFLNPQGGEISHTDQFSMPNVTSVEYKFGENRRFFITSQSIPEAEDSTLVYTDVTFNYGIWNKIARPFVRWTAQYIIKQDIEILRIQQEVIEKYGTQFANTPADTIHVFVESIRKAISAGEDPRLLPQKSVTVNFWV; from the coding sequence ATGGGATTTGAAGACTTTTGGTATGTGGTGGCCCTCAGTGATCAACTGAAACCCAAAACAGTGCTTTCTCGCACGATTTTGGGCGAATGGTTGGCTATTTTTCGGGATGAACTGGGGGACGTGGTGGCATTACGCGATCGCTGTATGCACCGCAATAGTCGTCTCTCTCGTGGCAAAGTCTGCGATGGGATGCTGCATTGTCCCTATCATGGATGGGTTTATGATAAATCGGGTCAAGTCGTAGCAGTTCCTGCGGAAGGAGAACAGTTTAAAAACCTTGCCTCTCGTCGGACTCATTCTTATCCCACTCAAGAAAAAGACGGCTATATTTATGTCCGATTAGCAGAGAATCCTAATCTCAATCTTGAGCCTTTTCCCATGCCTTATTACGGCAAACCGGGATGGGAAACTGTGCGCGTAATTAACCGATTTCGCAACAATGTCACTAATTGTGCTGAAAACTTTATTGATATCCCTCATACCGCCTCGGTGCATCCTGGAGTTTTTCGTAAACCCCAGCAAAAACAGTTAGAAATGACCGTGGAACGCCGGGATGGTTCGGTGTTTGTCACCTATCGGAATGAAACCACCAATTTGGGATGGTATTCCCGGTTTTTAAATCCTCAAGGCGGGGAAATTTCCCATACAGACCAGTTTTCTATGCCGAATGTGACCAGTGTGGAATATAAGTTTGGAGAAAACCGTCGGTTTTTTATTACCAGTCAGTCGATTCCCGAAGCAGAAGATTCCACGTTAGTTTATACCGATGTGACTTTTAATTATGGCATTTGGAACAAAATCGCCCGTCCTTTTGTGCGCTGGACTGCCCAATATATTATTAAGCAAGATATAGAAATTTTGCGGATTCAGCAAGAGGTGATTGAGAAATATGGCACTCAATTTGCCAATACTCCAGCGGATACCATTCATGTCTTTGTCGAATCCATTCGCAAGGCCATTTCAGCCGGGGAAGACCCGAGATTACTTCCCCAAAAATCCGTAACCGTTAACTTTTGGGTTTAG
- a CDS encoding 2Fe-2S iron-sulfur cluster binding domain-containing protein, giving the protein MKCCFVRFPGTNYPAIALPQHDNLANYLTVQNSTILFGCRTGICGTCLCVIEGDIPPANLEEREVLEILAPGNPQARLACQVDVTNDIAIAPFEE; this is encoded by the coding sequence ATGAAGTGTTGTTTTGTGAGATTTCCAGGGACCAATTATCCAGCGATCGCCTTACCTCAGCATGACAATTTGGCTAATTATTTGACCGTGCAGAATTCAACGATTTTGTTTGGATGTCGGACGGGAATTTGTGGGACTTGCTTGTGTGTGATTGAGGGAGATATTCCCCCGGCTAATTTGGAGGAAAGAGAGGTTTTAGAAATTTTAGCTCCGGGAAATCCGCAAGCGCGGTTAGCTTGTCAAGTGGATGTGACGAATGATATTGCGATCGCCCCTTTTGAGGAATAG
- a CDS encoding AAA-like domain-containing protein, which produces MQETPINFEEAFKIADRVIFAKTGKHITDIEMMIFRGAWQDKTYEEIAENTEYAANYLHRMVGKDFWQRLSDSLGEKVSKKNFKTALERHWKATLNNSQAGGGSLLKTESWVTSETLKGPILNCSEGSVPLDSRFYVHRPPIEARCQVAIAQPGALIRIKAPQQMGKTSLLDRILEVARTANYHTVTLSFDLADSTVFADLRTFLQWFCASVGQLSGLPNQLSNYWDDIFGCNNNCTVYFEEYILSQLPTPLVLALDKVDVVFEHPEIANDFCRLLRAWYDIARRSDRRGDIWKQLRLIVVHSTEVYSALDINHSPLANVGAVFPLPEFTALQVQDLAQRYGLNWDSEGEVRQLMSAIGGHPYLIRKSLDFLCRQPMTLEQFSQIAATEAGPFSDHLRQHLWNLQHHPELAAAFRDVVMANKPVKIPSERAFKLYSMGLVQLQDNNVTPRFELYRQYFSVRLAVN; this is translated from the coding sequence ATGCAGGAAACTCCTATCAATTTTGAAGAAGCATTCAAAATAGCCGATCGAGTAATTTTTGCCAAGACGGGAAAGCATATCACCGATATCGAAATGATGATTTTTCGGGGTGCTTGGCAAGACAAAACTTACGAAGAGATTGCGGAAAATACGGAATATGCCGCCAATTATTTACACCGAATGGTGGGCAAAGATTTCTGGCAACGCTTGTCGGATTCATTAGGGGAGAAAGTTAGTAAGAAAAATTTTAAAACGGCGTTAGAACGGCATTGGAAAGCAACCTTAAACAATTCCCAGGCGGGAGGAGGGTCTTTACTGAAAACCGAGAGTTGGGTGACCTCAGAAACGCTCAAGGGACCTATACTAAACTGTTCAGAAGGTTCGGTTCCCTTGGACTCGCGGTTTTATGTTCACCGTCCACCGATAGAAGCCCGATGTCAAGTGGCGATCGCGCAACCGGGGGCATTAATTCGGATTAAAGCGCCCCAACAAATGGGCAAAACCTCCCTACTTGATCGCATCCTAGAAGTGGCCCGAACTGCTAACTATCACACCGTTACCTTAAGTTTTGATTTGGCCGATAGTACAGTTTTTGCGGACCTCCGCACCTTCTTGCAGTGGTTTTGCGCCAGCGTTGGTCAATTATCTGGGTTACCCAATCAATTATCAAATTATTGGGACGATATTTTTGGCTGCAATAATAATTGCACCGTTTATTTTGAGGAGTATATTTTATCTCAATTGCCAACTCCGTTAGTCTTAGCTTTAGACAAAGTTGATGTGGTATTTGAACATCCGGAAATTGCCAATGATTTTTGTCGATTATTACGCGCTTGGTATGACATCGCCAGACGTAGCGATCGCCGGGGGGATATTTGGAAACAACTGCGATTAATTGTGGTGCATTCTACGGAAGTTTATAGCGCCCTTGACATCAATCATTCTCCCCTTGCCAACGTGGGCGCTGTCTTTCCATTACCGGAATTTACAGCCTTACAGGTGCAGGATTTAGCCCAACGGTATGGCTTAAACTGGGACAGCGAGGGAGAAGTTCGCCAGTTGATGAGTGCGATCGGGGGACATCCCTATTTAATCCGAAAATCCCTGGATTTTTTATGTCGTCAACCGATGACATTAGAGCAATTTTCCCAGATTGCGGCAACAGAAGCAGGGCCATTTAGTGACCATCTTCGCCAACATTTATGGAATCTCCAACATCATCCTGAATTGGCAGCAGCCTTTCGTGATGTAGTGATGGCAAATAAGCCTGTTAAAATTCCTTCTGAACGCGCTTTTAAGTTATATAGTATGGGATTGGTTCAGTTACAGGATAATAATGTTACCCCTCGATTTGAGTTGTATCGACAGTATTTTTCGGTGCGTTTGGCTGTTAATTGA